A single Micromonospora sp. CCTCC AA 2012012 DNA region contains:
- a CDS encoding M48 family metalloprotease, which yields MREPEPTAETGPQVRAAVEEPSADPSPADASRGPNFADRPPGYPSAWVWLRAGILRDWRGVLGAFLATWFYLPVALLAAVWGGLALGAAGLFVGGTQLSDAVPPEIRDAPLVGALLDAFLSRSGGLVGGFLFFVAGFLAGILAVLVLPWRDAFDEPANLLTGLAGVVAAAALTGVLYTLYRVLLEPRLLVVSGARRLSRREADRLRPILYDCARRLDLPGVPRLLIEDDPVLTNARTYARHVVVTTSLLTESDEDIAALLSHELVHWRTGDEVTSAFVRGVALPLVLVHAVPTWLMRTFPHPATNFVVFVFFWPVLLTMKYVVLPLHSRDVRAAEYRADAGAVLAGHTRGMRDMLERRKSFESGRSGWDEAVCATHPPSELRLDRLDRLSAAATDPARAGSDVAPVSAAQLFGPAGGIGTPRSWVVVGVVMLVACLGTGVLGVAQWALFRPGTVVDDYFEALADHDARAALEQLTPGARSAVGTDDQLARMVEAKSYQPPTDVEVQSIDRDGDKAVAKVSFSLAGQRGTVELPLERQESATLGLFHEWRIATAPATLRLPEGMPGLTVDGVAVPAGGDAGVSVALLPGAYTVGGPRTLLSETPAQPVLVVPGQESAGSAELAPTVTPDAQRAAEESVRRYLDACAAKTVAAPEGCPFRYYTGSTVKKIAWKITAYPKVELTLTGPTTARVSTPAGAEGSAQATGTTADYFGGSTPFTDEDTFGVSGVLSVVDGKLTFLPGDE from the coding sequence GTGCGCGAGCCGGAGCCCACAGCGGAGACCGGACCGCAGGTCAGGGCCGCCGTCGAGGAACCTTCCGCCGACCCGTCGCCCGCCGACGCGAGCCGGGGTCCCAACTTCGCCGACCGTCCCCCCGGCTACCCGAGCGCGTGGGTGTGGCTGCGCGCCGGCATCCTGCGGGACTGGCGGGGCGTGCTGGGCGCGTTCCTGGCCACCTGGTTTTATCTGCCGGTCGCCCTGCTCGCGGCGGTCTGGGGCGGCCTCGCCCTGGGCGCCGCCGGTCTCTTCGTGGGCGGCACTCAGCTCAGCGACGCCGTGCCGCCGGAGATACGCGACGCGCCGCTGGTCGGTGCCCTGCTCGACGCGTTCCTGAGCCGCTCCGGCGGCCTCGTCGGTGGCTTCCTCTTCTTCGTCGCGGGCTTCCTGGCCGGCATCCTGGCCGTGCTCGTCCTGCCCTGGCGGGACGCGTTCGACGAGCCGGCGAACCTGCTGACCGGTCTCGCCGGCGTGGTCGCCGCCGCCGCGCTGACCGGCGTGCTCTACACCCTCTACCGGGTGCTGCTGGAGCCCCGGCTGCTGGTCGTCTCCGGGGCCCGCCGGCTCAGCCGCCGCGAGGCCGACCGGCTCCGGCCGATCCTGTACGACTGCGCCCGCCGGCTCGACCTGCCGGGCGTGCCCCGGCTGCTCATCGAGGACGACCCGGTGCTGACCAACGCCCGTACCTACGCCCGGCACGTGGTCGTCACCACCAGCCTGCTCACCGAGTCCGACGAGGACATCGCGGCGCTGCTCAGCCACGAGCTGGTGCACTGGCGCACCGGGGACGAGGTGACCAGCGCGTTCGTCCGTGGGGTCGCGCTGCCGTTGGTGCTGGTGCACGCGGTCCCGACCTGGCTGATGCGGACCTTCCCGCACCCGGCCACCAACTTCGTGGTGTTCGTCTTCTTCTGGCCGGTGCTGCTCACCATGAAGTACGTGGTGCTGCCGCTGCACTCCCGGGACGTCCGGGCCGCCGAGTACCGGGCCGACGCCGGGGCCGTGCTCGCCGGCCACACCCGGGGCATGCGGGACATGCTGGAGCGGCGCAAGTCGTTCGAGAGCGGTCGTAGCGGCTGGGACGAGGCGGTCTGCGCCACGCATCCCCCGTCGGAGCTGCGGCTGGACCGCCTGGACCGGCTGAGCGCCGCCGCCACCGACCCGGCACGCGCCGGGTCGGACGTCGCCCCGGTCAGTGCCGCGCAGCTGTTCGGCCCGGCCGGTGGGATCGGCACCCCGCGCTCCTGGGTGGTGGTGGGCGTGGTGATGCTGGTCGCCTGCCTCGGCACTGGTGTGCTCGGGGTGGCGCAGTGGGCGCTGTTCCGGCCCGGGACGGTCGTCGACGACTACTTCGAGGCGCTCGCCGACCACGACGCGCGGGCGGCGCTGGAGCAGTTGACGCCCGGCGCCCGGTCGGCGGTCGGCACCGACGACCAGCTCGCCCGGATGGTCGAGGCGAAGAGCTACCAGCCGCCGACCGACGTCGAGGTGCAGTCGATCGACCGGGACGGCGACAAGGCCGTCGCCAAGGTCTCCTTCTCCCTGGCCGGCCAGCGAGGAACCGTCGAGCTGCCGCTGGAACGCCAGGAGTCGGCGACCCTCGGCCTGTTCCACGAGTGGCGGATCGCCACCGCACCCGCGACGCTCCGTCTCCCGGAGGGGATGCCCGGCCTGACGGTCGACGGGGTCGCGGTGCCGGCCGGTGGGGACGCGGGCGTCAGCGTGGCGCTGCTGCCGGGGGCGTACACGGTGGGTGGTCCGCGCACCCTGCTCAGCGAGACGCCGGCGCAGCCGGTGCTGGTCGTACCCGGGCAGGAGAGCGCGGGGAGCGCGGAGCTGGCGCCGACCGTCACGCCGGACGCCCAGCGGGCCGCGGAGGAGAGCGTGCGGCGCTACCTGGACGCCTGCGCCGCGAAGACGGTGGCCGCGCCGGAGGGTTGTCCCTTCCGGTACTACACCGGCAGCACGGTGAAGAAGATCGCCTGGAAGATCACCGCGTACCCGAAGGTCGAGCTGACCCTGACCGGTCCCACCACGGCCCGGGTGTCCACGCCGGCCGGAGCCGAGGGGTCGGCCCAGGCGACCGGCACCACCGCCGACTACTTCGGCGGCAGCACGCCGTTCACCGACGAGGACACCTTCGGGGTCAGCGGGGTCCTGTCGGTGGTCGACGGCAAGTTGACCTTCCTGCCCGGCGACGAGTGA
- a CDS encoding effector-associated constant component EACC1: MSHPSPRPGTPVRLLLTPRASRPVQVGLLPWIHRRPEFRAAVRDATTTGGRPGFSDAVIIAVVAQGLLPGLFNLVQSWVDQQRTEVSIRVQVADAEVELQVSGRTNPTSLLEQTTRALREATGGGADGAA, encoded by the coding sequence GTGAGCCACCCGTCCCCGCGGCCCGGCACGCCCGTCCGGCTGCTGCTGACCCCGCGCGCCAGCCGGCCCGTCCAGGTCGGGCTGCTGCCCTGGATCCACCGGCGTCCGGAGTTCCGGGCCGCCGTGCGGGACGCGACCACCACGGGTGGTCGCCCCGGCTTCAGTGACGCGGTGATCATCGCGGTGGTGGCGCAGGGACTGCTGCCCGGGCTCTTCAACCTGGTGCAGTCCTGGGTGGACCAGCAGCGTACCGAGGTGAGCATCCGCGTCCAGGTCGCCGACGCCGAGGTGGAGCTTCAGGTCAGCGGTCGCACGAACCCGACCTCGCTGCTGGAGCAGACCACCCGGGCGCTGCGCGAGGCGACCGGGGGCGGGGCCGACGGGGCGGCCTGA
- a CDS encoding esterase/lipase family protein, with protein sequence MLLRTILAATGVVAALLVPATAAQAADRTPASAATSTVAPSAAADSGAALAAADANPVIVVGGLIGVSIAYEPIAARLRADGYRVSIYQLPNLGFGDIRESAKALSSYVDQVRATTGAAKVDLVTHSEGGLVSRWYVKFLGGATKVDHYLSLGSPQYGTYVANILKFVGLGSCAGIPACQQMSIGSSFLGDLNSGDGTPGTVRWSTIRTWQDELVRPVDNAVLGDGASNVLIQSWCPLRVVGHLGLVLDGTTYSAVRQVLADAAIRPNCFAL encoded by the coding sequence ATGCTGCTCCGAACGATCCTCGCCGCTACCGGCGTCGTCGCCGCCCTGCTCGTCCCGGCCACCGCCGCGCAGGCCGCCGACCGCACTCCCGCCAGCGCCGCCACCAGCACCGTCGCCCCGTCCGCCGCCGCTGACAGCGGGGCCGCGCTCGCCGCCGCCGACGCCAATCCCGTCATCGTCGTCGGCGGTCTGATCGGCGTCTCCATCGCGTACGAGCCGATCGCCGCCCGGCTGCGCGCCGACGGCTACCGGGTCTCCATCTACCAGCTGCCCAACCTCGGCTTCGGCGACATCCGCGAATCCGCCAAGGCTCTCTCGTCCTATGTGGACCAGGTCCGCGCCACCACCGGCGCGGCCAAGGTGGACCTGGTCACCCACTCCGAGGGCGGCCTCGTCTCCCGCTGGTACGTCAAGTTCCTCGGCGGCGCGACGAAGGTCGACCACTACCTCAGCCTCGGCAGCCCGCAGTACGGCACCTACGTCGCCAACATCCTCAAGTTCGTCGGCCTCGGCAGCTGCGCCGGCATCCCCGCCTGCCAGCAGATGTCCATCGGCTCCAGCTTCCTCGGCGACCTCAACAGCGGCGACGGCACCCCCGGAACGGTGCGCTGGAGCACCATCCGCACCTGGCAGGACGAGCTGGTCCGCCCCGTCGACAACGCGGTCCTCGGCGACGGCGCCAGCAACGTGCTCATCCAGTCGTGGTGCCCGCTGCGGGTCGTCGGCCACCTCGGCCTCGTCCTCGACGGCACCACCTACTCGGCGGTCCGTCAGGTGCTCGCCGACGCCGCGATCCGCCCCAACTGCTTCGCCCTCTGA
- a CDS encoding aldo/keto reductase, with amino-acid sequence MATSASSTQPAKASGTYRIGGDLQVDRLGYGAMQLTGPGVWGDPKDPAEAVRVLRRAYELGVTFIDTADSYGPFVSELLIKEALHPYADDLVIATKAGLTRSGPGDWRPVGRPEYLRQQCELSLRHLGLESIGLYQLHRIDEQVPLEDQLGELALLKQEGKIRHIGLSEVTVEQIEAARKITPIVSVQNLYNLADRSAEDVLDHCERNDLAFIPWFPIATGNLAKPGGPLDAISTDHGATPAQLALAWLLRRSPVMLPIPGTSSVAHLEENVAAAEVQLTDDEFESLAKAA; translated from the coding sequence ATGGCGACCAGTGCCAGCAGCACCCAGCCCGCGAAGGCGTCGGGGACGTACCGGATCGGCGGCGACCTGCAGGTCGACCGGCTGGGCTACGGGGCGATGCAGCTCACCGGCCCGGGGGTCTGGGGCGACCCGAAGGATCCCGCGGAGGCCGTCCGGGTGCTGCGCCGGGCGTACGAGCTGGGCGTCACGTTCATCGACACCGCCGACTCGTACGGGCCGTTCGTCTCCGAGCTGCTGATCAAGGAGGCGCTGCACCCGTACGCCGACGACCTGGTGATCGCGACCAAGGCCGGGCTGACCCGTTCGGGTCCGGGCGACTGGCGGCCGGTGGGCCGCCCGGAGTACCTGCGCCAGCAGTGCGAGCTGAGCCTGCGTCACCTGGGGCTGGAGTCGATCGGCCTCTACCAGCTGCACCGGATCGACGAGCAGGTGCCGCTGGAGGATCAGCTCGGTGAGTTGGCCCTGCTCAAGCAGGAGGGCAAGATCCGGCACATCGGGCTGTCCGAGGTGACCGTGGAGCAGATCGAGGCGGCCCGCAAGATCACTCCGATCGTCTCGGTGCAGAACCTCTACAACCTGGCCGACCGCAGCGCCGAGGACGTGCTCGACCACTGCGAGCGCAACGACCTGGCGTTCATCCCGTGGTTCCCGATCGCGACCGGCAACCTGGCGAAGCCGGGCGGTCCGCTGGACGCGATCTCCACCGACCACGGCGCGACGCCCGCGCAGCTCGCGCTCGCCTGGCTGTTGCGCCGGTCGCCGGTCATGCTCCCCATCCCGGGTACGTCCTCCGTGGCGCACCTGGAGGAGAACGTGGCCGCCGCCGAGGTGCAGCTCACCGACGACGAGTTCGAGTCGCTCGCCAAGGCCGCCTGA
- a CDS encoding PAS domain S-box protein, with amino-acid sequence MSEGASAGTPPGDSRWRTVYATGGEMGAAIAAHDWSATPLGPIEQWPSSLRTAVMICLHSRFPILLWWGDELVMLHNDAYLPILGASKRDALGRPGAQVWPEVWDVIGPMLTDVLAGRGATWNQDQLLLLDRNGFIEECYFTFSYSPIVDESGTPGGVFTAVTETTDEVVGDRRLRLLSALAAGLADIAEPDEVGRRAVKIINGHPDVPFVRLVVTGAAGPRQVAGTEDTTPAGAEDSWPLAEVLAAGETRLVPADPTQDPDRPGTPMVALVPVPEPGGAAPTAVLVAGLNPRRPVDADYRSFVELLAGHIGTALAGATAYQAEHRRAEALADLDAAKSAFFANVSHELRTPLTLIAGPVRDALTDPAQPLPAALRQRLELVDRNAARLRRLVDSVLDFTRIEAGRLSPDRVAVDVSRFTRDLAASFAPAVERAGLTFEVDCDRLPRPAYLDRVMWEKIVLNLLSNALKATVAGTIRLRLADEDGRIRLTVSDTGVGIPAAEVPQLFQRFHRVAGPAGRSAEGTGIGLALVRELVTLHDGVVDVASTEGTGSTFTVRIPYGEGADGTPRAPVTAVPVTASALAGELTVPVDDDGLTGPPDAPLVLLVDDNADLRSYVSQLLAPHFRVRSLGDGRAALASIATELPDLVLADVMMPRLDGFGLLAALRADPRTTDLPVVLLSARAGPEAAMEGLAAGADDYLVKPFAAGELLARVRANLDRARARLRRGEWAAQVVESISDGVWVADSDGTILQVDGTFERLTGYGQAGGPYRPPYPWWPDPATHPQERALLDRALVHLLDEHVGGYEVPFQHPDGRLYWVSVSATEVPDPENDRVLLVGTVRDVTAEHEVAQRHRAAAALVDRLGGATDEAAVLTLTADALGRAFDGTAWLARRDDVGPVYGDAGRVDGLDPAVAARLTGAEPDGPAPDSEVPGVGGRLRTATREWTYWVQFPAPRPVRADERMLGGLLTVAGSQALQRVETVDAQGVTVAGLRNAVREATERERAWRAEAAARVDQQRAEESARRTAAVSQALLDSAPVGFGLVDTELRYLLVNPALAAMNRLPAADHLGLRPSECLPMYEPRIEELMRRALAQGPIVGVEFSADAEPPATGRQHMVASYFPIRIADTGELVGLGFTVVDVTERTRLLEALGTERARFERLAATDVLAVFGGEDERITEANEAFLAMLGYTGEDLARGRLDWPGLTPPGWEEADRRALAELAETGRARTYDKEYRHADGRRVPVQIGVVALQRQPLRWLAYAMDLTAERTTQAELRLFQALVERSGDFIAVAAPDGQAVYVNPAGRALVGLDGTDGVDGLALVDFAAPDARDVWRNQLIPAALSRGHHRAESRLVRLDTGEQVEVDHQTFTVTTGDDRHTTAFVATVARDISDRQRTLRQAEALGRLAGGLSSARGRAAIVDAVTTLAPAVVDAAVLRVAIAAPGATVLEVAGGDAPAGELPMDADEPLARAVRDNAVLPLGGDDGTTGVCLPLRYGDGGALGALEVCWDRPVTDDEALRSLLDAVAGLCSQALQRAELTGSAQAMADFAARLSVARSTMEAIDVILTAAPVSLGAALPGLAMRDEGRRVRLWYNGEVPDGLAATFNDLTVDDPRPVARALRNGERIILRNRADFAARFPGLPDPVGAHGMVTTVALPLFDAQRQPIAALGFGWRRERPLREGDLALLDTIADLCEQTLERVRLAAAEHNLVTRLAGRLRSSALTTPSGLEIATRYQPAMSGLHLGGDWYDLVGLGDDRLAVVLGDVVGHRVEAAADMAQLRTMLNTLIRLGVPLTEVFVRLTELLGFGFLGTCVVLVVDPAAGVVHVARAGHPHPVLLRPGGVPETVTTVNAMPLGMVTEPMTVTTMPFGPGDLLVAYTDGLVERRDREYDEGVAALHRVLVGVRDEPVEAIADALLRDLSGSEDDQALVVLRHVG; translated from the coding sequence GTGAGCGAGGGCGCGTCCGCCGGCACTCCACCGGGCGACTCGCGGTGGCGGACCGTCTACGCCACCGGCGGGGAGATGGGCGCGGCGATCGCGGCGCACGACTGGTCCGCCACCCCCCTGGGCCCGATCGAGCAGTGGCCGTCGAGCCTGCGTACGGCGGTGATGATCTGCCTGCACTCCCGCTTCCCGATCCTGCTGTGGTGGGGCGACGAGTTGGTGATGCTGCACAACGACGCCTACCTGCCGATCCTCGGGGCGTCGAAGCGGGACGCGCTGGGTCGCCCGGGGGCGCAGGTGTGGCCCGAGGTCTGGGACGTCATCGGACCGATGCTCACCGACGTGCTGGCCGGGCGGGGTGCGACCTGGAACCAGGACCAGTTGCTGCTGCTGGACCGGAACGGCTTCATCGAGGAGTGCTACTTCACCTTCTCCTACAGCCCGATCGTCGACGAGTCGGGCACGCCGGGCGGGGTGTTCACCGCGGTCACCGAGACCACCGACGAGGTCGTCGGTGACCGGCGGCTGCGACTGCTCAGCGCCCTCGCCGCCGGGCTGGCCGACATCGCCGAGCCGGACGAGGTGGGACGACGGGCCGTCAAGATCATCAACGGTCATCCCGACGTGCCGTTCGTCCGGCTCGTCGTCACCGGGGCCGCGGGGCCCCGGCAGGTCGCCGGAACCGAGGACACCACGCCGGCCGGGGCCGAGGACTCCTGGCCGCTGGCCGAGGTGCTGGCCGCCGGCGAGACCCGCCTGGTGCCGGCCGACCCGACCCAGGACCCGGACCGCCCCGGCACGCCGATGGTGGCGCTGGTGCCCGTGCCGGAGCCCGGTGGCGCCGCCCCGACGGCCGTCCTCGTCGCCGGGCTGAACCCGCGTCGCCCGGTCGACGCCGACTACCGCTCCTTCGTGGAGCTGCTGGCCGGGCACATCGGCACCGCGCTGGCCGGGGCGACCGCCTACCAGGCGGAGCACCGGCGGGCCGAGGCGCTGGCCGACCTGGACGCCGCGAAGTCCGCCTTCTTCGCCAACGTCAGCCACGAGCTGCGCACCCCGCTCACCCTGATCGCCGGCCCGGTACGCGACGCGCTCACCGACCCGGCGCAGCCGCTGCCGGCGGCGCTGCGGCAGCGGCTCGAACTGGTCGACCGCAACGCGGCCCGGTTGCGCCGGCTGGTCGACAGCGTCCTGGACTTCACCCGGATCGAGGCGGGTCGGCTGTCGCCCGACCGGGTCGCGGTGGACGTCAGCCGGTTCACCCGGGACCTGGCCGCCTCCTTCGCCCCGGCCGTCGAGCGGGCCGGCCTCACCTTCGAGGTGGACTGCGACCGGCTGCCCCGCCCGGCGTACCTGGACCGGGTGATGTGGGAGAAGATCGTCCTCAACCTGCTCTCCAACGCCCTCAAGGCGACGGTGGCCGGGACGATCCGGTTGCGGCTGGCCGACGAGGACGGGCGGATCCGGCTCACCGTCTCCGACACCGGGGTGGGCATCCCCGCCGCCGAGGTTCCCCAGCTCTTCCAGCGGTTTCACCGGGTCGCCGGGCCGGCCGGGCGCTCCGCCGAGGGCACCGGGATCGGGCTGGCCCTGGTCCGCGAGCTGGTCACCCTGCACGACGGGGTGGTCGACGTGGCCAGCACCGAGGGGACGGGCAGCACCTTCACCGTCCGGATCCCGTACGGCGAGGGGGCCGACGGAACGCCACGCGCCCCGGTCACCGCCGTGCCGGTCACCGCCTCGGCGCTCGCCGGGGAGCTGACCGTTCCGGTCGACGACGACGGGCTGACCGGCCCGCCCGACGCCCCGCTGGTGCTGCTCGTCGATGACAACGCGGACCTGCGCTCGTACGTGTCGCAGTTGCTCGCCCCGCACTTCCGGGTCCGCTCCCTCGGCGACGGGCGGGCCGCCCTCGCCTCGATCGCCACCGAGCTGCCCGACCTGGTGCTGGCCGACGTGATGATGCCGCGCCTGGACGGCTTCGGCCTGCTCGCCGCGCTGCGCGCCGACCCGCGCACCACCGACCTGCCGGTGGTGCTGCTCTCGGCCCGGGCGGGCCCGGAGGCCGCGATGGAGGGGCTCGCCGCCGGTGCGGACGACTACCTGGTCAAGCCCTTCGCGGCGGGTGAGCTGCTGGCCCGGGTGCGGGCCAACCTGGACCGCGCCCGGGCCCGGCTGCGCCGGGGCGAGTGGGCCGCCCAGGTGGTGGAGTCGATCTCCGACGGGGTCTGGGTGGCCGACTCCGACGGCACGATCCTCCAGGTCGACGGAACGTTCGAGCGGCTCACCGGGTACGGCCAGGCGGGCGGCCCCTACCGGCCGCCCTACCCGTGGTGGCCCGACCCGGCGACCCACCCGCAGGAGCGGGCGCTGCTCGACCGGGCCCTGGTGCACCTGCTCGACGAGCACGTCGGCGGGTACGAGGTGCCGTTCCAGCACCCGGACGGCCGGCTGTACTGGGTGTCCGTCTCCGCGACCGAGGTGCCGGATCCGGAGAACGACCGGGTGCTGCTGGTCGGCACGGTCCGGGACGTGACCGCCGAGCACGAGGTGGCGCAGCGGCACCGGGCCGCCGCCGCCCTGGTCGACCGGCTGGGCGGGGCGACCGACGAGGCGGCGGTCCTCACGCTGACCGCGGACGCCCTCGGCCGGGCCTTCGACGGGACGGCCTGGCTGGCCCGGCGGGACGACGTCGGACCGGTGTACGGCGACGCCGGGCGGGTCGACGGGCTGGACCCGGCGGTGGCGGCCCGGCTGACCGGCGCGGAGCCCGACGGGCCGGCCCCGGATTCGGAGGTGCCGGGGGTCGGTGGCCGGCTCCGCACCGCCACCCGGGAGTGGACGTACTGGGTGCAGTTCCCCGCTCCCCGACCGGTCCGCGCGGACGAGCGGATGCTCGGCGGGCTGCTCACCGTGGCCGGCAGCCAGGCGTTGCAGCGGGTGGAGACGGTCGACGCGCAGGGCGTGACGGTGGCGGGGCTGCGCAACGCGGTCCGCGAGGCCACCGAACGGGAACGCGCGTGGCGGGCCGAGGCCGCCGCCCGGGTCGACCAGCAGCGCGCCGAGGAGTCGGCCCGGCGTACGGCGGCGGTGAGCCAGGCCCTGCTGGACAGCGCGCCGGTCGGCTTCGGGCTGGTCGACACCGAGCTGCGCTACCTGCTGGTGAATCCGGCGTTGGCGGCGATGAACCGGCTGCCCGCCGCCGACCACCTCGGCCTGCGGCCGAGCGAGTGCCTGCCGATGTACGAGCCACGGATAGAGGAGTTGATGCGCCGGGCGTTGGCGCAGGGGCCGATCGTCGGGGTGGAGTTCAGCGCCGACGCCGAGCCCCCGGCGACCGGCCGCCAGCACATGGTGGCCAGCTACTTCCCGATCCGGATCGCCGACACCGGGGAGCTGGTGGGGCTCGGGTTCACCGTCGTCGACGTCACCGAACGCACCCGGCTGCTGGAGGCGCTCGGCACCGAACGGGCCCGCTTCGAACGGCTCGCCGCCACCGACGTGCTGGCCGTCTTCGGCGGCGAGGACGAGCGGATCACCGAGGCGAACGAGGCGTTCCTGGCGATGCTCGGCTACACCGGCGAGGACCTGGCGCGGGGCCGGCTGGACTGGCCGGGGCTCACTCCCCCGGGCTGGGAGGAGGCGGACCGGCGGGCGCTCGCCGAGTTGGCGGAGACCGGCCGGGCCCGGACCTACGACAAGGAGTACCGGCACGCCGACGGGCGCCGGGTGCCGGTGCAGATCGGCGTGGTGGCCCTCCAGCGGCAGCCGCTGCGCTGGCTGGCGTACGCGATGGATCTGACCGCCGAACGGACCACCCAGGCCGAGCTGCGGCTCTTCCAGGCCCTGGTGGAGCGCTCCGGTGACTTCATCGCGGTCGCCGCCCCCGACGGACAGGCGGTCTATGTCAACCCGGCCGGCCGGGCGCTGGTCGGTCTCGACGGGACCGACGGCGTGGACGGCCTGGCGTTGGTGGACTTCGCCGCCCCGGACGCCCGCGACGTGTGGCGCAACCAGCTGATCCCGGCCGCGCTGAGCCGGGGCCACCACCGGGCGGAGAGCCGGCTGGTCCGCCTCGACACCGGCGAGCAGGTGGAGGTCGACCACCAGACGTTCACGGTGACCACCGGCGACGACCGGCACACCACCGCCTTCGTGGCGACGGTGGCCCGGGACATCAGTGACCGGCAGCGGACGCTGCGGCAGGCGGAGGCGCTGGGGCGGCTGGCCGGTGGGCTCAGCTCGGCGCGCGGCCGGGCGGCCATCGTCGACGCGGTGACCACGCTCGCGCCGGCGGTGGTGGACGCCGCCGTGCTGCGGGTGGCGATCGCCGCGCCGGGCGCGACCGTGCTGGAGGTGGCCGGCGGTGACGCGCCCGCCGGTGAGCTGCCGATGGACGCCGACGAGCCGCTGGCCCGGGCGGTCCGTGACAACGCCGTGCTGCCGCTCGGCGGGGACGACGGCACCACCGGCGTCTGCCTGCCGCTGCGCTACGGCGACGGCGGCGCGCTCGGCGCGCTGGAGGTGTGCTGGGACCGGCCGGTCACCGACGACGAGGCGCTGCGCAGTCTGCTGGACGCGGTGGCGGGGCTCTGCAGCCAGGCCCTGCAGCGGGCCGAGCTGACCGGGTCGGCGCAGGCGATGGCCGACTTCGCCGCCCGGTTGAGCGTGGCCCGGTCCACGATGGAGGCGATCGACGTCATCCTCACCGCCGCGCCGGTCTCGCTCGGCGCGGCCCTGCCGGGGCTGGCGATGCGGGACGAGGGGCGCCGGGTCCGGCTCTGGTACAACGGCGAGGTGCCCGACGGGCTGGCCGCCACCTTCAACGACCTGACCGTCGACGACCCGCGGCCGGTGGCCCGGGCGCTGCGCAACGGGGAGCGGATCATCCTGCGCAACCGGGCCGACTTCGCCGCCCGGTTCCCGGGCCTGCCCGACCCGGTCGGCGCGCACGGCATGGTGACCACGGTGGCACTGCCGTTGTTCGACGCGCAGCGGCAGCCGATCGCGGCGCTGGGCTTCGGATGGCGGCGGGAGCGACCGTTGCGCGAGGGCGACCTGGCGCTGCTGGACACCATCGCCGACCTGTGCGAGCAGACCCTGGAGCGGGTCCGGCTGGCCGCCGCCGAGCACAACCTGGTGACCCGGCTGGCCGGGCGGCTGCGCAGTTCGGCCCTGACCACCCCGAGCGGGCTGGAGATCGCCACCCGCTACCAGCCGGCGATGAGCGGCCTGCACCTGGGCGGCGACTGGTACGACCTGGTCGGGCTCGGCGACGACCGGCTCGCCGTGGTGCTCGGTGACGTGGTCGGGCACCGGGTGGAGGCGGCGGCCGACATGGCGCAGCTGCGGACCATGCTCAACACGCTGATCCGGCTGGGCGTGCCGCTGACGGAGGTCTTCGTCCGGCTGACCGAGCTGCTCGGTTTCGGCTTCCTGGGCACCTGCGTGGTGCTGGTGGTCGATCCGGCGGCCGGCGTGGTGCACGTGGCCCGGGCCGGTCACCCGCATCCGGTGCTGCTGCGCCCGGGCGGGGTGCCGGAGACGGTCACCACCGTGAACGCGATGCCGTTGGGGATGGTGACGGAGCCGATGACGGTCACCACGATGCCGTTCGGCCCGGGTGACCTGCTGGTGGCGTACACGGACGGGCTGGTGGAGCGGCGCGACCGGGAGTACGACGAGGGGGTGGCGGCGCTGCACCGGGTGCTGGTCGGGGTGCGCGACGAGCCGGTCGAGGCGATCGCCGACGCGCTGCTGCGCGACCTCTCCGGCTCGGAGGACGACCAGGCGCTGGTGGTGCTGCGGCACGTCGGCTGA